In Achromobacter spanius, the following proteins share a genomic window:
- a CDS encoding aminotransferase class I/II-fold pyridoxal phosphate-dependent enzyme: MKKLPGLAAGIKDKLIQQALERKLRLAAAHTGRAPMRPTEKQAEIPEAHYRFHLHPGYQQLRIINDGALRLGIKNPFFKLHDGTAGAQTRINGFEYVNYASYNYLNLSGDPIVTAAAKTAIDLYGTSVSASRLVSGERPVHRELEQEIAALYGVDDAISFVSGHATNVSTIGHLFGPRDVVLHDELIHNSVLQGIQLSGARRLPFPHNDWQALDASLSELRSQFERVLIVLEGIYSMDGDFPDLPRFIEIKQRHRAFLMVDEAHSLGVMGARGYGIREHFGVDGKDVDIWMGTLSKTLAGCGGYIAGETALIDHLKFLAPGFLYSVGMPPSVAAASLAALRRMKELPERVRALQARGRFFLEQAKAAGIDTGTSAGLAVVPAIMGGSVKATRVSAALFRHGINVQPILYPAVPEKSARLRFFISCMHTEEQIGTTVKILGESA, from the coding sequence ATGAAAAAACTCCCTGGCCTTGCCGCTGGCATCAAGGACAAACTCATCCAGCAAGCCCTGGAACGCAAGCTGCGCCTGGCCGCCGCACACACGGGCCGGGCGCCCATGCGGCCCACCGAAAAGCAGGCGGAAATTCCAGAGGCGCACTACCGCTTCCATCTGCACCCAGGCTATCAGCAACTGCGCATCATCAACGACGGCGCGCTAAGGCTTGGCATCAAGAATCCCTTCTTCAAGCTGCATGACGGCACGGCGGGAGCCCAAACCAGGATCAATGGCTTCGAGTACGTCAACTACGCCAGCTATAACTATCTGAACCTGTCCGGAGACCCGATCGTGACGGCAGCTGCCAAGACCGCGATCGACCTGTACGGCACGTCGGTATCCGCAAGCCGCCTGGTATCGGGAGAACGACCCGTGCACCGCGAGCTGGAACAGGAGATTGCGGCGTTGTACGGCGTGGACGACGCCATCTCATTCGTCAGCGGCCACGCTACCAATGTGTCGACGATCGGGCACCTCTTCGGTCCGCGCGACGTGGTGCTGCACGACGAACTGATCCACAACAGCGTGCTGCAAGGCATCCAGCTATCAGGCGCCCGCCGTCTGCCCTTTCCTCACAACGACTGGCAAGCGTTGGACGCCAGTCTGAGCGAACTGCGCAGCCAGTTCGAACGCGTCCTGATCGTGCTGGAAGGTATTTACAGCATGGACGGCGACTTCCCGGATTTGCCCCGCTTCATTGAAATCAAACAGAGGCACCGTGCCTTCCTGATGGTCGATGAAGCGCACTCGCTGGGCGTGATGGGTGCGCGGGGCTATGGCATCCGTGAGCACTTTGGCGTGGATGGAAAAGACGTGGATATCTGGATGGGCACGCTAAGCAAAACGCTGGCGGGCTGCGGCGGGTATATCGCCGGGGAAACCGCCTTGATTGACCACTTGAAGTTCCTCGCGCCGGGCTTTTTGTATAGCGTGGGCATGCCGCCCAGCGTCGCGGCGGCGTCGCTGGCGGCCTTGCGGCGGATGAAAGAACTGCCCGAAAGAGTGCGGGCGTTGCAGGCCAGGGGAAGGTTCTTTCTAGAGCAGGCAAAGGCGGCTGGAATTGATACGGGCACAAGCGCCGGCCTGGCCGTCGTGCCCGCGATCATGGGCGGCTCAGTGAAAGCCACTCGGGTGTCAGCGGCCTTGTTCAGGCACGGTATCAATGTGCAGCCGATTCTGTACCCAGCCGTGCCGGAGAAGTCAGCAAGATTGAGGTTCTTTATCTCTTGCATGCATACGGAAGAGCAAATCGGAACCACCGTGAAGATTCTGGGCGAGTCGGCGTGA
- a CDS encoding KpsF/GutQ family sugar-phosphate isomerase, with the protein MDYLDTARGVIATEIETLQQMSNRLNGDFEKAVDTILNTQGRVVVVGMGKSGIVGKKIAATLASTGTPSFSVHPGEAFHGDLGMIRPIDVALMISNSGETEELIRLLPFLQYQENLVIAMTGKTTSTLARNANVTLDISAPHEACNHNLAPTSSTTATIAMGDALAVVLSTARGFQPEDFARFHPGGSLGRKLLTRISDVMRSRALPFCDHGSSFREVIQVITRGRLGLAIVMDRDKLCGVITDGDLRRAFESESASSTFTAADIMTKTPKTIKQSERLVAAEELMREEKIKELIVVDDDERVAGVLQIFDVDPAESGQ; encoded by the coding sequence ATGGACTATCTTGACACGGCGCGTGGCGTAATCGCCACCGAGATCGAAACGCTGCAGCAAATGAGCAATCGCTTGAATGGCGATTTCGAGAAAGCAGTCGACACCATCCTCAATACGCAAGGTCGCGTCGTTGTCGTTGGCATGGGGAAGTCCGGCATCGTTGGAAAGAAGATAGCCGCTACGCTGGCGTCGACGGGCACGCCGTCATTCTCCGTGCATCCGGGCGAGGCCTTCCACGGGGACCTGGGAATGATCCGGCCCATCGATGTGGCGCTCATGATTTCCAATAGCGGCGAAACGGAAGAACTCATTCGCCTTCTGCCCTTTCTGCAGTATCAAGAGAATCTCGTTATTGCCATGACGGGCAAGACCACCTCAACGTTGGCACGCAATGCCAACGTCACGCTCGACATCTCGGCGCCACACGAGGCATGCAACCACAATCTGGCGCCCACAAGTTCCACCACCGCCACCATCGCAATGGGGGATGCCTTGGCGGTGGTGCTGTCCACCGCGCGAGGATTCCAACCTGAAGACTTCGCCCGCTTCCACCCTGGAGGCAGCCTGGGCCGCAAGCTGCTCACGCGCATCTCGGACGTGATGCGGTCGCGCGCACTGCCGTTCTGCGACCATGGCTCGAGCTTTCGCGAAGTCATCCAGGTCATTACGCGCGGGCGCTTGGGGCTGGCCATCGTGATGGATCGCGACAAGCTGTGCGGCGTCATTACTGACGGGGATCTCCGCCGCGCGTTTGAAAGCGAGAGCGCAAGTTCCACCTTTACCGCGGCGGACATCATGACGAAGACGCCCAAGACGATCAAGCAATCGGAGCGGCTCGTTGCCGCCGAGGAATTGATGCGGGAGGAGAAAATCAAGGAACTCATCGTTGTTGACGACGACGAGCGAGTCGCTGGCGTCTTGCAGATTTTTGACGTGGACCCGGCGGAATCCGGTCAGTAA
- a CDS encoding capsular polysaccharide biosynthesis protein, producing the protein MLDEPVVHVGSASQIAKKSLRAIVGWGFRPSTNGPRALAKKHGLAFIGLEDGFLRSYGTGRNYPTLAVVVDKRGIYYAAGQASALETLLASNKDLLSGVGASYAQARRRIAEEGLSKYNLAPDLAAASFLRGGPRVLIVDQTVGDASVQHGLASAASFTRMLAAARRENPGATVYIKTHPEVSRGDKRGYLSHVADDARTVMLREPASPTSILRHMDRVYVVTSHMGFEALLHGVPVVCFGVPWYAGWGCTDDRIGCARRQRARSVDELFSAAYLHYTRYLNPQTHERGTIFDVIDWLALQRRAHQGISGRTIAVGFRRWKAENVKSFLGHPNRSVHFVPHAKAAAKLAPAPADRLVVWGGNPSDAVTSLAHRSGASLVRMEDGFIRSVGLGSDFIPPHSLVFDKQGLYFDARQPSDLEQILNTRAFTEEDRHRAGVVRDLIVSNNLTKYNVEPVASPAWRQPGRQVVLVPGQVEDDASIKYGCSTVCDNLSLLSAARQARPNAFVVYKPHPDVMASNRVGRIHREDAMQYADVIETDVSIVSCIDAADELHTMTSLSGFDALLRGKHVVVHGHPFYAGWGLTEDRQPISRRERRLTLDELVAGAMLLYPVYWDWTLNGYTTGEGAIRQLIARRDQLLLESRLHALRKTYLQRQLHKLRLWAKAGFLLTR; encoded by the coding sequence ATGTTGGACGAGCCCGTTGTGCATGTGGGATCAGCCAGTCAGATCGCAAAAAAATCGCTGCGAGCGATTGTGGGATGGGGGTTCCGGCCGTCCACAAATGGGCCCCGCGCACTGGCCAAAAAACACGGGCTTGCGTTCATCGGGCTGGAAGACGGCTTCCTGAGATCTTATGGGACCGGACGAAACTACCCCACGCTCGCCGTCGTGGTCGACAAACGAGGCATTTATTACGCCGCCGGGCAAGCCTCTGCACTGGAAACGCTTCTGGCATCCAACAAGGATCTGCTTTCGGGAGTGGGCGCCTCTTATGCGCAAGCACGCCGACGCATCGCGGAGGAAGGGCTAAGCAAGTACAACCTGGCGCCGGACCTGGCCGCCGCCTCCTTCTTGCGTGGCGGCCCGCGAGTGCTGATCGTGGATCAGACAGTGGGCGATGCGAGCGTGCAGCATGGCCTGGCCAGCGCCGCATCCTTTACCAGGATGCTGGCCGCTGCCCGGCGGGAAAATCCCGGCGCAACGGTCTACATCAAAACGCATCCGGAGGTCAGCCGAGGCGACAAGCGTGGATACCTGTCCCACGTTGCTGACGACGCCCGCACGGTCATGCTTCGCGAGCCGGCGAGCCCAACGAGCATTCTGCGCCATATGGACCGCGTATACGTCGTGACGTCGCACATGGGCTTCGAAGCTCTGCTCCACGGCGTCCCGGTCGTGTGCTTTGGTGTGCCCTGGTATGCGGGCTGGGGGTGTACCGATGATCGTATCGGCTGTGCACGACGCCAGCGCGCAAGGTCGGTTGATGAACTGTTTTCAGCCGCCTATCTTCACTACACACGATATCTGAACCCGCAAACCCACGAGCGCGGCACGATTTTCGATGTCATCGACTGGCTCGCTCTTCAGCGCCGAGCGCATCAAGGCATCTCGGGCAGGACCATCGCCGTCGGCTTTCGGCGCTGGAAAGCGGAAAACGTGAAGTCCTTTTTAGGGCACCCGAACCGCTCCGTGCATTTTGTGCCACATGCCAAGGCAGCGGCCAAGCTGGCTCCGGCCCCTGCCGATCGCCTGGTCGTCTGGGGAGGGAATCCCTCCGATGCCGTGACGTCGCTGGCTCACCGCTCTGGCGCCTCGCTCGTGCGCATGGAAGATGGCTTCATCCGATCAGTGGGATTGGGCTCTGACTTCATACCGCCCCACTCCCTGGTTTTCGACAAGCAGGGTCTGTACTTCGATGCTCGACAGCCAAGCGACCTTGAGCAAATCCTGAATACGCGCGCCTTCACGGAAGAGGATCGGCATCGTGCCGGCGTTGTCCGAGACTTGATCGTTTCCAACAATCTGACGAAGTACAACGTTGAACCCGTTGCTAGCCCAGCGTGGCGTCAGCCCGGCAGGCAGGTGGTCCTGGTGCCGGGGCAAGTGGAGGACGACGCCTCAATCAAATATGGCTGCTCAACGGTTTGCGACAACCTGTCGCTACTCAGCGCCGCGAGGCAGGCACGCCCCAACGCTTTCGTCGTCTACAAGCCCCACCCCGATGTGATGGCCAGCAACCGGGTGGGCCGCATCCATCGCGAAGACGCCATGCAGTACGCCGACGTTATTGAAACCGATGTGTCGATCGTAAGTTGCATCGACGCCGCCGATGAACTCCACACCATGACATCGCTAAGCGGCTTCGATGCATTGTTGCGCGGCAAGCATGTCGTTGTCCACGGCCACCCGTTCTATGCGGGATGGGGCCTGACTGAAGACCGACAGCCAATTTCCAGACGGGAACGCAGATTGACGTTGGATGAGCTGGTCGCCGGCGCGATGCTGCTTTATCCCGTGTACTGGGATTGGACATTGAATGGCTACACGACCGGCGAAGGGGCAATCCGTCAACTCATCGCCAGGCGGGACCAACTTCTCTTGGAAAGCCGACTGCACGCATTGCGCAAGACCTATCTGCAGCGGCAACTGCACAAATTGCGCCTTTGGGCGAAAGCTGGCTTTCTGCTTACCCGCTGA
- a CDS encoding capsule biosynthesis protein has translation MTGTHTALPAPLPEQRFLFLQGVCSPFFPRLADALRAHGHEVHKVNFTVGDQMYWRRGNATSYHGPMKRLPEFYATQFALHGTTDIVLFGDCRPVHRPAIHLARARGIRIHVFEEGYFRPFWITLEQGGVNGHSRLPRDPDWYREQAKTVPHCDNVVPFKASFWKRAIYDVGYNFWAGINPLLHPGVKSHVPYSPLTEYLAYVRRGIRIKRCKMLSLRTEQRLIAEAKCYPYFLMPLQIANDAQIIHHSPFENMAAALQSSLKSFARYAPRHCRFVAKVHPLDPGLVNYRSLLSRWSRELGVFDRVYYLESGNLPALLTATAGVVTVNSTVGGSALIHGKPTIALGDALYNLPGLTCQKGLDLFWTESKKPDLHLYKSFRNVVIARTQVNGGFYSSDGIRLAVANSLPRLRMVGKAGDSGQPSRMLFK, from the coding sequence GTGACAGGCACGCACACCGCGCTTCCCGCCCCTCTTCCGGAGCAACGCTTCCTGTTCTTGCAAGGTGTATGTTCGCCATTTTTTCCGAGGTTGGCGGATGCCTTGCGTGCGCACGGGCATGAGGTGCACAAGGTCAATTTCACCGTGGGCGACCAAATGTACTGGAGGCGTGGCAACGCGACCTCTTATCACGGTCCAATGAAGCGCTTGCCAGAGTTCTATGCCACGCAATTTGCCCTGCATGGAACCACGGACATCGTCCTGTTCGGCGACTGCCGGCCTGTGCATCGCCCAGCTATACACCTGGCCCGAGCGCGCGGCATCCGCATACACGTCTTTGAGGAAGGATATTTCCGTCCGTTCTGGATCACACTTGAACAAGGCGGCGTCAATGGCCATTCCCGGCTTCCCCGGGATCCGGATTGGTACCGCGAGCAGGCCAAGACCGTGCCCCATTGCGACAACGTCGTGCCCTTCAAGGCGTCCTTCTGGAAGCGTGCCATTTATGACGTGGGCTATAACTTTTGGGCCGGTATCAATCCGCTGCTGCATCCAGGCGTCAAAAGCCATGTCCCCTATTCACCATTGACGGAGTACCTGGCTTACGTCCGCCGAGGCATTCGGATCAAGCGCTGCAAGATGCTCTCGCTGCGCACTGAACAGCGATTGATCGCCGAAGCGAAATGCTACCCGTACTTCTTGATGCCTCTTCAAATCGCGAATGACGCACAAATCATTCATCACTCGCCATTTGAAAATATGGCGGCGGCCTTGCAGAGCTCGTTGAAATCCTTTGCCAGGTACGCGCCAAGACATTGTCGATTTGTTGCCAAGGTCCATCCCCTGGACCCCGGTCTGGTGAACTATCGTTCCCTACTGTCGCGCTGGTCGCGTGAGCTGGGTGTTTTCGACCGTGTGTACTACCTTGAAAGCGGCAATTTGCCAGCGCTTCTGACAGCGACCGCCGGCGTCGTGACAGTAAACAGTACCGTCGGCGGATCCGCCTTGATTCACGGCAAGCCCACGATTGCCCTGGGGGATGCCCTGTACAACCTTCCAGGACTGACCTGTCAGAAAGGGCTGGACCTGTTCTGGACCGAAAGTAAAAAGCCAGATTTGCACTTGTACAAGAGCTTCCGAAACGTCGTCATTGCGCGTACTCAAGTCAACGGCGGCTTCTATTCCAGCGATGGGATTCGTCTTGCCGTTGCCAACAGCCTGCCCCGTTTGCGCATGGTAGGGAAAGCGGGGGATTCCGGTCAGCCTTCGCGGATGCTCTTTAAATAG
- a CDS encoding HAD family hydrolase, which produces MNILFFLEPAIEMNNPLFRFATLRNSILPQVKSLCEENNVVVLMSDSVADKAVEEGVIRSIPASAVIDSLSWSHGENSLARSLRHQKRQFRGGEIDRLAAMVRASLPDGFEPDVVIVWESPAYYLDSVFPNASVLYQMPGFFSRPPFASLVSFGTGMMVPDAPTVTGDLDVIQAELAALDALRLKERNFIEAVSPAQGLIRSARRQFGRILLLPLQIDGYFMIDGLLAEGQTQFDVVLSLMESIPPDCGLLVTNYRSKDTMSSVLNDGNLWTLRSRYPNFLYFKEMDSMPSVSQFLLPEVDGVVTVSSSVGFQAAFWKKPMYSLGASHLTPFNTAASVEELATQALAKAEFDRDEKIIGLIQQQHPTADFLAGPEYSVWLREVHRRKSFLPWTAHLVGEALATGRRESNLLRELNFAQTMQKESSGLHCRELAEQICRYDTVSFDIFDTLLYRPFRHPADLFDFMADQVTVITGSAAISFREERQLAERAAFVRAVEAGRGEISLDEIYAELANRLKLAPEVAEAIKAVEMQMELDFLYPRASGFLAFQEAKNLGKRILLISDMYLPHEFLERVLGKTGYEGYHKLYVSSTYGVKKHSGKLFDVVLRDLGIQPSALLHVGDNVAADVQKAKDRGIKPFHLPKASEVFGANDAFSIPWRRDAERHDLSWSMLLAVIGNAYSNNPYLPHRKGTLFGGDPIKLGYYGFGPLLLGYAKFVIEAAIRDGVDRLYFLARDGKIMKEAYDVIKAFYPSAPQSQYLLCSRRSVNVAKLREASDVMDLLSVDFAHRTTLGHLLVHRFGVNQADIDDSILEAHGLNWTSALTKDHLPVLRKLFSDAMDVILAAAEEERTNYLEYLEASGIYAEGNVAVVDIGYAGTMQESLYKLSDEKKKISGYYLITFRAAQKRLTQNGLAAKGYLADFVDRHDTYHPFCKHVPLYETLFSSADTSFVRMARHWNGSLRAVHMPQSPQEQTRERVVRQIHEGALDLVSAASRAFGKWIVAVDIEPNKTLRVLDRYFENPHPRDARILSGVVFEDAYGGKSMKTILPGPDNLRDECVWLRGREAMARAETCVEEKRLPSGKRRATRRDPANLISLKNGRSIDVGADSRAGGAAFGLSGRVIHWYLLRTLDDRKRRKLLRDPGLFFYDSKNPFTRNVIGGIYLKSIREG; this is translated from the coding sequence ATGAACATTCTGTTTTTTCTTGAACCCGCAATCGAGATGAACAATCCACTGTTCAGATTCGCGACTCTCCGGAATTCAATTCTCCCGCAAGTGAAATCGCTCTGTGAGGAGAACAATGTCGTGGTTCTGATGAGCGACAGCGTGGCGGATAAAGCGGTGGAAGAAGGGGTCATCCGGTCTATTCCCGCGTCCGCGGTTATCGATAGCCTGAGTTGGTCTCATGGAGAGAACAGCCTTGCCCGGTCTTTGCGACATCAGAAACGCCAGTTTCGAGGCGGCGAAATAGACAGATTGGCGGCAATGGTCAGGGCCTCGTTACCTGACGGATTTGAACCCGATGTGGTGATCGTGTGGGAAAGTCCTGCGTATTATCTGGATTCTGTATTCCCGAATGCCAGCGTGCTCTATCAAATGCCCGGCTTCTTTTCACGGCCGCCATTCGCGTCACTGGTGTCCTTCGGCACGGGGATGATGGTGCCGGATGCGCCGACGGTCACTGGCGACTTAGACGTGATTCAAGCTGAACTTGCCGCGCTTGACGCACTGCGCCTGAAAGAGCGCAACTTTATCGAGGCGGTCTCGCCAGCACAAGGGCTTATTCGCTCCGCGCGTCGACAATTTGGCCGTATTTTGCTTCTGCCATTGCAGATTGACGGCTACTTCATGATTGATGGCTTGCTGGCCGAAGGGCAGACACAATTTGATGTCGTTCTATCTTTGATGGAGTCCATTCCCCCGGATTGTGGACTGCTAGTCACCAATTATCGTTCGAAAGATACGATGAGCAGTGTCTTGAATGATGGGAATCTGTGGACGCTAAGGTCGCGTTATCCAAACTTCCTCTATTTCAAGGAAATGGATTCCATGCCGTCGGTATCGCAGTTTCTGTTGCCCGAGGTGGATGGCGTCGTAACTGTGTCATCGTCAGTGGGCTTTCAGGCGGCATTCTGGAAAAAGCCGATGTATTCGTTGGGCGCCAGCCACTTGACGCCTTTCAATACCGCGGCATCCGTGGAGGAACTTGCTACTCAAGCGCTGGCGAAGGCTGAATTCGATCGCGACGAGAAAATCATCGGGCTGATCCAACAGCAGCATCCGACCGCGGATTTCCTTGCTGGTCCCGAATATTCGGTCTGGTTGCGGGAGGTTCACAGGAGGAAATCCTTCCTGCCTTGGACCGCACACCTGGTGGGGGAAGCCTTGGCAACCGGACGTCGCGAGAGCAACCTCCTGCGTGAGCTGAACTTTGCTCAAACCATGCAGAAAGAATCATCCGGCTTGCATTGCCGGGAATTGGCGGAGCAGATTTGCCGATATGACACGGTTTCTTTCGACATATTCGACACCTTGCTGTACCGGCCGTTCCGTCACCCGGCGGATCTGTTCGATTTCATGGCTGACCAGGTTACGGTGATCACCGGAAGCGCCGCGATTTCCTTTCGCGAAGAACGACAGCTTGCGGAACGGGCCGCGTTCGTGCGTGCGGTAGAAGCGGGTCGTGGTGAAATCTCGTTGGATGAGATCTACGCGGAGCTGGCAAACCGCCTCAAGCTCGCTCCAGAGGTCGCGGAAGCGATCAAGGCCGTAGAGATGCAGATGGAGCTGGATTTTCTATATCCCCGCGCATCCGGGTTTCTTGCGTTCCAAGAGGCGAAAAATCTGGGAAAACGGATACTGTTGATTTCTGACATGTATCTGCCCCATGAGTTTCTTGAAAGAGTATTAGGCAAGACGGGTTATGAAGGCTATCACAAGCTTTATGTGTCTTCGACCTATGGCGTGAAAAAACATAGCGGAAAGCTCTTCGACGTGGTGCTCAGGGATCTGGGCATCCAGCCATCAGCGCTGTTGCATGTGGGAGACAACGTAGCGGCGGACGTGCAGAAGGCCAAAGACAGAGGGATCAAGCCATTTCATTTGCCGAAGGCGAGCGAGGTATTCGGCGCCAACGATGCATTTTCCATTCCCTGGCGCCGTGATGCTGAACGGCACGACCTTAGCTGGTCCATGTTGCTTGCCGTCATTGGGAATGCATACAGCAACAACCCCTATCTTCCGCATCGAAAGGGCACGTTGTTTGGCGGCGATCCCATCAAGCTCGGCTACTACGGTTTCGGTCCGCTATTGCTTGGGTATGCGAAGTTCGTCATCGAGGCTGCGATAAGGGATGGCGTTGACCGCCTTTACTTCCTTGCGCGCGATGGGAAGATCATGAAGGAAGCCTACGACGTCATAAAGGCGTTCTATCCTTCAGCCCCCCAGTCGCAATACCTGTTGTGCTCCCGGCGTTCGGTGAACGTTGCAAAGCTACGCGAAGCCTCCGACGTCATGGACTTGCTGAGTGTGGATTTCGCTCATCGAACCACCCTTGGCCATTTGCTCGTTCACCGATTCGGTGTGAACCAAGCAGATATTGATGATTCCATCCTTGAAGCTCACGGCCTGAACTGGACCTCGGCGCTTACCAAGGATCATCTGCCGGTGCTGAGAAAGCTGTTCTCGGATGCCATGGATGTCATTCTTGCCGCTGCAGAGGAAGAGCGCACGAACTACCTTGAGTATCTGGAAGCGTCCGGCATTTATGCAGAAGGAAATGTCGCCGTTGTTGATATAGGCTACGCAGGTACGATGCAGGAGTCTCTATACAAATTATCCGACGAAAAGAAAAAAATAAGTGGATATTATCTGATCACATTTCGCGCGGCGCAAAAGCGCTTGACCCAGAATGGCTTGGCCGCGAAGGGGTACTTGGCGGACTTCGTTGACCGGCATGATACCTATCACCCCTTTTGCAAGCATGTGCCGTTATACGAGACGTTATTCAGTTCAGCCGATACGTCGTTCGTTCGAATGGCGCGCCACTGGAATGGAAGCCTGCGGGCGGTTCATATGCCTCAATCGCCCCAGGAGCAGACACGCGAACGCGTGGTTCGTCAGATTCACGAAGGAGCGCTCGATCTGGTATCCGCTGCGTCCAGGGCGTTTGGCAAGTGGATTGTGGCAGTGGATATCGAGCCCAACAAGACATTGCGGGTGCTGGACCGGTACTTTGAAAATCCGCATCCGCGCGATGCCAGGATATTGTCCGGCGTGGTTTTTGAAGATGCTTACGGCGGCAAATCAATGAAAACAATTTTGCCGGGGCCCGATAATCTCCGTGATGAATGTGTCTGGCTGCGAGGCCGCGAAGCGATGGCCCGGGCTGAAACCTGCGTGGAAGAGAAGAGGCTGCCTTCGGGAAAGCGGCGTGCGACCCGGCGAGATCCGGCAAATCTTATCAGCCTCAAGAATGGCAGATCGATCGACGTTGGGGCCGACTCCCGCGCCGGCGGTGCAGCATTCGGCTTGTCGGGCCGGGTGATTCATTGGTATCTGCTGCGTACGCTCGATGACCGAAAAAGGCGCAAGCTCTTACGGGATCCAGGGCTGTTTTTTTATGATTCCAAAAACCCGTTCACGCGAAATGTGATTGGGGGAATCTATTTAAAGAGCATCCGCGAAGGCTGA
- a CDS encoding ABC transporter ATP-binding protein, with the protein MIEIRNISKSFVTPKTGRRFIFKDFSCTIPSGRNVALVGRNGAGKSTLMRMLCGQDAPDAGQIISSKTISWPVGLSGGFQGSLTGRENVKFVCRVQGANPARMREMVREVEAFSDIGDYFDMPVKTYSSGMRGRVAFGLSLVFEFDYYLVDEAISVGDAHFREKAAQALRDRVGVSNLILVTHGMGQVRTMCDYVIYLKDGKAIPFEDVEEGIAAYQQG; encoded by the coding sequence ATGATCGAGATCAGGAATATTTCAAAGTCGTTTGTGACGCCAAAGACGGGTCGCCGCTTCATCTTCAAGGATTTTTCGTGCACGATTCCCTCGGGCCGGAATGTCGCGCTTGTTGGACGAAATGGCGCGGGAAAATCGACACTCATGCGCATGCTCTGCGGCCAGGATGCGCCCGATGCCGGGCAGATAATCTCTAGCAAAACAATATCGTGGCCTGTCGGGCTCTCGGGTGGGTTCCAGGGGTCATTGACGGGTCGTGAAAATGTAAAGTTCGTATGCAGAGTGCAGGGTGCGAATCCAGCACGAATGCGGGAGATGGTTCGCGAGGTCGAGGCGTTTTCGGATATTGGCGACTACTTCGATATGCCGGTAAAAACCTATTCTTCCGGAATGCGAGGCAGAGTCGCGTTCGGTTTGAGTTTGGTATTTGAATTTGACTATTATCTGGTCGACGAAGCGATTTCCGTAGGCGATGCGCATTTCAGGGAAAAGGCGGCTCAAGCACTGCGCGATAGAGTTGGTGTGTCCAATCTGATCCTGGTCACCCACGGGATGGGGCAGGTTCGCACGATGTGTGACTACGTTATATATCTGAAGGATGGCAAGGCCATTCCATTCGAGGACGTGGAAGAGGGCATAGCCGCCTATCAACAAGGCTAG
- a CDS encoding ABC transporter permease, which yields MKKRSALRINQDVLFALILREMRTRLGDRRMGVFWVLFEPFAQVALMIYIFSAFRGKTLLRIDYPIYLLMGMLPFFLMRNIALGVMEAVGANQGLFAYLNIKPFDTFVARVVVECAISACVLILMLAVFAWFFGYQVRVAKPMQWLAWMSVGVILAFAIGIFLCVFVKNFPNSKIFIRMTFMVIYILSGVLYPIWLLPPEILEMLKANPFFHIVDGLRQTGIANYPDTSGVNIGYPSSISLVLLFLAMAIYRIQRRELIAT from the coding sequence GTGAAAAAGCGCTCAGCCCTCAGAATCAATCAGGATGTTCTGTTTGCATTGATCCTTCGGGAAATGCGAACCAGATTGGGCGACCGGAGAATGGGAGTTTTCTGGGTTTTATTCGAGCCCTTCGCTCAGGTGGCGTTGATGATATATATTTTTAGCGCGTTTCGCGGTAAAACCCTGCTTAGAATTGACTATCCGATATATCTTCTGATGGGCATGCTTCCGTTTTTTCTCATGCGCAATATTGCGCTGGGAGTAATGGAAGCCGTAGGCGCAAATCAAGGGCTTTTTGCATACCTCAATATCAAGCCATTCGATACCTTTGTCGCCAGGGTTGTTGTTGAGTGCGCCATTTCCGCGTGCGTCCTTATATTGATGTTGGCCGTTTTTGCTTGGTTTTTCGGGTATCAGGTACGGGTGGCGAAACCCATGCAATGGCTGGCGTGGATGTCGGTTGGGGTCATTCTTGCATTCGCTATTGGTATTTTTCTTTGTGTTTTTGTCAAGAATTTCCCGAATTCAAAAATATTCATAAGAATGACGTTCATGGTTATCTATATTTTAAGCGGAGTTTTATATCCTATCTGGCTGCTTCCGCCTGAGATACTCGAAATGCTTAAGGCCAATCCATTTTTTCATATCGTGGATGGTCTGCGTCAAACCGGGATTGCCAATTATCCAGATACGTCTGGAGTGAATATCGGATATCCCTCGTCGATTTCCCTGGTCCTGCTTTTTCTGGCAATGGCAATCTATAGAATCCAGCGCCGCGAGTTGATCGCAACATGA